Genomic DNA from bacterium:
GTAGGAATGATATTAATTATAGTTTTAATAATTTCATATTTGTTAAGAATGGGGAAACTGTCATCATTATTAAAAATAATTTTTCCCGCTCTGCTTATTATTCTGGTTATGAACTTTACTTTTCCCAAATATGCAAGCTATATAACTGATGTTGGCAAAGATATCTTTTTGCTAATGACCACCGGCAAGGATTCAAGGGGAAAGAGCGATCAAAGGGTAACGGGCAACAAGGATTATGAGCTGGTAAAGAAATATATTGAGAATAATTTATTATTAGGAACCGGTTATACTTATTTATACTGGAAAGATGGACGTGCAACTTCAGCGAGGGGTGAAGAATTTAGTGTTGCGAGAGATGCAGCCGGTGAAGTACCCATATATTTCTTATTTTTTGGTTATGGAATTTCAGGTGCAGTTTTGATGATACCTTTATACTTTATGATGTTAAAATTATTTTTTAAAATGATAAAACTTCTAAGATTAACTTTGATTGATTTTTTCCAAAGTCCGCTGTCAATAATTTTTTCTATTTATTTTTTATTATCAATTGCAACTATATTCACATATAAATTATGGAATCTGAGTAATGATTTCACTTATTCGGGGATGACCAACTCTGCTGTTTTAATGGGGATAGGATTGGCTTTATATCGAAACATTTATTTAATAGAATTAACTAATAACTATAAAAAATAGTTTATACTTTTATTTATTACAAAAATTCACATAATTTCACAATAATAAATATAATCAAGATCAACTGTGTTATTAAGCAAAAAGAACAATCATGCTATTATATTGTTAACTAGTGGAGTTTTTGGAGGAGCAGAGAGAAGATTTGCTCAATTGTTTGCGTACTTAGCAGATAATCACCCAAACAAATATTACTTCATAATTACCTGGGATTTGTATTCTAGAATTCTTGAAATATTTCCTGATTACCCAACTAATAATTTAATTCCAATAGGATCAAAGACCGGCAAAAAAGTCTTGCAGTCCGAAGGTAAATCGACTGTTAAAGAATATAGATTAGACCAGCCTGGTTTACTTAAAAAGTTGTACAGATTTCTTAAAAGTTATAGAATTCAAAAAGATTATTTTAGAATGATCGAACACATAAGAAAAGAAAAAAATATTAAATGTTTTCTTGGTATTTATAACGGAATAATACCACTATATTTTTATCTGATGAATAAGAAACGAGAATTAGGAATTATATTTTGTGAAATGGATAGCTGGTTTAGAGACATCCTTCCCAAAAAAAAGAAATACTGGTACAAAAAATATAGTACTTTCAATTATGCCCTTGAAAACAGTGATTATATTGATTTTCTGAGCCCATTTATACTGGATGGTATAAGGGGTAGGGGTATAAAGGTAAAAGATGAATCAATATCAATTACACCTTGCTCTTTTACAGATTATTCAAAGTGTAAAATCGGTGATAAAAGAATTTTCCAGGTTGCGTTTGCCGGAAGGTTGGAGAAAGATAAAAATCCAGATATATTTCTTGAGGCAGCAATTATATTATCAGAGAAATATCCGGATATAATATTTCATATTATGGGAGAGGGAAGGCTTTCTGCTAATCTCCAATCACAAATTTCCAATCAACAGCTAGAAAATATCATTTTTCATGGATTTCACTCCTCACCAACTGAAATACTGGCAGATACATCGGTTTTCGTCTCAATTCAAACCACAAATAACTATCCTTCTCAAAGTGTACTTGAGGCAATGGGCTGTGGAAATGCAATTATCGCAACAGATGTTGGTGATACGAGGATGTTCATTAATGAAAATAACGGCATTTTAATTGAGCGGTATTTAGGCGAATTAGTAAAAGCAATTGAAACACTTTACTTAGACAAGGATTTGAGAGAACGATTGGGTAGAAATGCCTTTTCTTTTGTACGTGAAAATCATACCATCGAAAAAATGGCTGATTATTATATTAATTTGTTCGAAAAAGCTTCACTTCGAAATATTAATTCAAGGCGAGGATCACATTAATTTTTTGATTGAAATTGTAAGCTTGGTTGGCTAACCAGTTAAATATAATGGTTTATTTTTGATCAGAGTTAGTTCCTTTCAGATAAACAATCAGTTTTCAAAAAAAAATAATATTGTCTTCTAAGAGATAACCGAATAAAACCATTACCCATGACGAGTTAAAAATTATTTCAGAAGTGTTATCAGAGGAAAAGTTGAATTCTGGAAAGGTTTTAATTATACCTAAATAGTGTTTACCTAATTTATTTTCTATTGGGAAAGTATTTTGTATCAAAAAGACTCCATATTTGTTATATGTGAATATTCCGGTAATGATTATTGTCAAGGAAGTTAATGATGGTAGTAGCATGAATAAAATAATAAATTTTCATGATGTCAGAAATATTCTCTGGTTTGAGAAAACCTTAAATATCTTGAAAAGCAGGTTTAGATTAGTTAAAACAAAAGATATCGAAGATTTTTATTATAACAAAAAAACATTAAATAATGCATGTCATGTAACTATTGACGATGGTGATAAAACTTTTTATCATATTATTTATCCTGTATTAAAAAAAATTAATGTACCTGCAACGCTCTTTGTATCAGCTGAAATTTGTTCTAAGCATTCAAATTTTTGGTTTCAGGAGATAAGATCATTTGACTCTGATAGAGTTAAAAAAATTATTTGTGATTTTTATAATCTTGACATAAATATATTAAAAATTTATCCGGTTAATGTGATTTTGAAAAACATGAGTATCGGTCAAATATGGACAATTATAAACAAATATAAATCAATTTATGGAATTACATCCGACGAAAAGTATAATATGTCAATTGATCAGCTTCGGGAAATTGATAAAGAAGGATTAGTCACCATCGGTGCACATACAATGAATCATCCTATTTTAGCAAATGAAAATGAGGATGTCAGTAAAAAGGAAATAATAAGTTCTTTTAAAGAACTTGAAAATGTGCTTCAACACGAAATTAACTATTTTGCCTATCCAAATGGAACAATAATACTAGACTACTCAACAAGAGAAATAGAAATACTTAGAAATATGAATTGCAGATTAGCTTTTTCTATGGAAGCTAAAAATTTTACCGTAAATGACGATCCTTTAGTAATACCGAGATTTGGACTTTCTACAGGTAACCAATTATTTGTGACAACTAAACTTATTTTAGGCAAGTACTGGAACTCAATAAAGTATCTCAAATCAGCCAGCGAAATAGAGTTGCGAATTGATCTTAAGAGGAAAATAGATTTTAATAAACTTAATTTTGAGGCCTAGGTCTTGCAATAATCGAAGCGTACTTATTTTGTTTGAAGTGCTTTCATTTTTTCAATATTTACATAAATGTTTATAAAATTAAACATTTACATTAAAATACATTGACCAATTTTCTATGAGAGTTGGAATAATAATAGTTACTTTTAATAGTCAAAAGGATATTCCTCGCTTATTTGAATCATTAATAATTCAACAGTATAAGAATTTTACTGTTTATGTTGTTGATAATAATTCCAGTGATGGAACTTTAGATTTAATTTCAAACTATTACGGCAAATTGCAAATTTGTGTCATTACTACAAAAGTTAATAATGGATATGCGGGCGGGAATAATATAGGAATTAGAAAGGCAATGGATGATAAGTGTGATTTTGTATTCATTTTAAATCCGGATATGCAGCTTGATAGAATGTGTATCAAAATTTTGATTGAACGAATAGTATCAGACGAAAAAATTGGAGTGATCGGCCCGATAGTGTTGCTTGGTTATGAGGAAGGGAATAGGATACAGAATTATGGAGTTAGGTCTAATTTCAGGACTCAGAAAAAAAATGCTCCTTATGCAAACCGGAAGCTATCTGATGAAATACCAGTTGAAATTTATGTTGATTATGTAATTGGTGGAGCAATGATGATAAGAAGTAGTCTTTTAATGAAAACAGGTCTGTTTGAGGAGGATTATTTTATGTATAACGATGAACTGGATTTAGCATATAGGATTAAAAAAACGGGTTATAAAACACTGTGTATGCGTGACGCTATCATCAGACATTTTCATATTTTTGACAAAAAGAATAAAAGTGGAAATAATTTAATGTACTATTACATTATGCGGAACCGGTATTTATACTTTAGAAAATTTCATTTGTATTTTAACTTTTTATTATCTCTAATATTTGAGATATTCAATTTCCCCTTCACAATACAATGGGCACTAAAAAAGAAGGGTGGGTTATTATTCCTTAAATTTTATTATTCAGGTTTATGGGATGGTATATTAGGGGAGAAAGGAATTGCCAAGAAATCTTTTTAAAGAGTGAATATAAAAGGCAATATTTCCGTAATATAAAATTCAGGAGAAAAGTTTAACGATGAAGAAGATATTAGTAACAGGTGCCGGGGGATTTATTGGTTCCCATCTGGTTGAGAAATTAACTGAGGAAGGCTATGAAGTAAAAGCTTTCGTCCGGTATAATTCAAAAAATAACTGGGGATGGCTGGAATATTCTCCGGTAAAAAATGATATTGAAGTTATAACCGGAGATATTCGTGATTATGATTCTGTTAGTAAAGCTGCAGAGGATTGTCAAGCAATATTTCATCTTGCAGCTCTGATCGGTATCCCATATTCATATGTATCCCCTCTTGCTTATATAAAAACCAATATCGAAGGTACATATAATATTTTGCAGACAGCAAAAGAAAGAAATCTTGAGAATATAATAATAACTTCAACCAGCGAGACTTACGGAACGGCGCAAAGAGTTCCGATTGATGAAGATCATCCCCTGGTCGGGCAATCACCATACTCGGCTTCTAAAATTTCATCTGACCAAATTGCTTTAAGTTACCATAAATCGTTCGGACTTCCTGTTAAAATTGTAAGACCTTTTAATACTTACGGACCAAGACAGTCAGCTCGTGCAGTTATTCCAACTATAATAGCACAATTGTTAAACGGTAAAACTGAACTTCAACTGGGGAACACTAGTCCTACGAGAGACTTGACATTTGTAAAAGATACTGTGAATGGGTTTCTTAAAATATTTAAATGTGAGGATTTAATTGGCAACGTTATAAATATTGGAATGAATGAAGAAATTACTATAAAAAAACTTGCTAAAACAATTGCTGAATTGCTTAATGTAAAAATATCAGTTCAGGAAGATAAGCAGAGAGTAAGACCCGAAAACAGTGAGGTTGAAAGATTGAGATGTGATAATACAAAGGTAATGAAATATACAGGATGGAAACCAGAGTATGATTTAAAGAACGGTTTGATAGAAACTATTAATTGGATTAAAATCAATTTAACAATGTACAAACACCATATATATAATGTTTAGTCAAAATGGATTATAAAATTCCTCTTTTCGATTTGAATTTTGATGAGGCTGAAGAAAAAGCTGTCTTAGATACAATGCGATCTAAATGGATCTCTACCGGTCCGAAAACAGCCGAGTTTGAAAGTAAATTTGCATCAATGCTAAACGTAAAGCAAGCTGTTGCTTTATCAAACTGTACAGTTGCCCTTCACCTTGCAATAAAAGTGCTGGGAATAAAAGATGGTGATGAAGTTATTTGTCCATCGCTTACTTTTGTTGCAACAGTAAATTCATTAAGATATTTAAATGCTAAACCGGTTTTTGCAGATATTAAAAATTATGATGACTTAACTATCGATCCTGAAGAAATAGTAAGAAAAATAACAGATAAGACAAAAGCAATTGTAGTCATGCATTATGGCGGATTT
This window encodes:
- a CDS encoding glycosyltransferase; its protein translation is MNKKRELGIIFCEMDSWFRDILPKKKKYWYKKYSTFNYALENSDYIDFLSPFILDGIRGRGIKVKDESISITPCSFTDYSKCKIGDKRIFQVAFAGRLEKDKNPDIFLEAAIILSEKYPDIIFHIMGEGRLSANLQSQISNQQLENIIFHGFHSSPTEILADTSVFVSIQTTNNYPSQSVLEAMGCGNAIIATDVGDTRMFINENNGILIERYLGELVKAIETLYLDKDLRERLGRNAFSFVRENHTIEKMADYYINLFEKASLRNINSRRGSH
- a CDS encoding polysaccharide deacetylase family protein, with translation MNKIINFHDVRNILWFEKTLNILKSRFRLVKTKDIEDFYYNKKTLNNACHVTIDDGDKTFYHIIYPVLKKINVPATLFVSAEICSKHSNFWFQEIRSFDSDRVKKIICDFYNLDINILKIYPVNVILKNMSIGQIWTIINKYKSIYGITSDEKYNMSIDQLREIDKEGLVTIGAHTMNHPILANENEDVSKKEIISSFKELENVLQHEINYFAYPNGTIILDYSTREIEILRNMNCRLAFSMEAKNFTVNDDPLVIPRFGLSTGNQLFVTTKLILGKYWNSIKYLKSASEIELRIDLKRKIDFNKLNFEA
- a CDS encoding glycosyltransferase family 2 protein, which codes for MRVGIIIVTFNSQKDIPRLFESLIIQQYKNFTVYVVDNNSSDGTLDLISNYYGKLQICVITTKVNNGYAGGNNIGIRKAMDDKCDFVFILNPDMQLDRMCIKILIERIVSDEKIGVIGPIVLLGYEEGNRIQNYGVRSNFRTQKKNAPYANRKLSDEIPVEIYVDYVIGGAMMIRSSLLMKTGLFEEDYFMYNDELDLAYRIKKTGYKTLCMRDAIIRHFHIFDKKNKSGNNLMYYYIMRNRYLYFRKFHLYFNFLLSLIFEIFNFPFTIQWALKKKGGLLFLKFYYSGLWDGILGEKGIAKKSF
- a CDS encoding SDR family NAD(P)-dependent oxidoreductase codes for the protein MKKILVTGAGGFIGSHLVEKLTEEGYEVKAFVRYNSKNNWGWLEYSPVKNDIEVITGDIRDYDSVSKAAEDCQAIFHLAALIGIPYSYVSPLAYIKTNIEGTYNILQTAKERNLENIIITSTSETYGTAQRVPIDEDHPLVGQSPYSASKISSDQIALSYHKSFGLPVKIVRPFNTYGPRQSARAVIPTIIAQLLNGKTELQLGNTSPTRDLTFVKDTVNGFLKIFKCEDLIGNVINIGMNEEITIKKLAKTIAELLNVKISVQEDKQRVRPENSEVERLRCDNTKVMKYTGWKPEYDLKNGLIETINWIKINLTMYKHHIYNV